From the genome of Bradyrhizobium elkanii USDA 76, one region includes:
- a CDS encoding glutathione S-transferase family protein — MITLYHCDAARSFRPLWMLEELGLPYELKMLPFPPRVFAKEYLGINPLGTIPFMIDGETRMTESSGICHYLGTKYGPTPLIVGVDEPAYGAFLNWMYFSDATLTFPQTLVLRYSQLEPEERRNPQVSGDYAKWFLGRLRAVEAAAAKSEFLCAERFTAADITNGYALRLASNIGLAKDFGPNVAAYWARLQQRDGYQRAVAAEQKAGQEQNVAPRTRP, encoded by the coding sequence ATGATCACGCTCTATCACTGCGACGCCGCGCGCTCGTTCCGTCCGCTGTGGATGCTGGAGGAGCTTGGGCTGCCCTATGAGCTGAAGATGCTGCCGTTCCCGCCGCGCGTGTTCGCCAAGGAATATCTCGGCATCAATCCGCTCGGCACCATCCCGTTCATGATCGATGGCGAGACCAGGATGACGGAGTCGTCAGGCATCTGCCATTACCTCGGCACGAAATACGGCCCGACGCCGCTGATTGTCGGCGTCGACGAGCCGGCCTATGGCGCGTTCCTGAACTGGATGTATTTTTCCGACGCGACGCTGACCTTCCCGCAGACGCTGGTGCTCCGCTACAGCCAGCTCGAACCGGAGGAGCGGCGCAACCCGCAGGTCTCGGGCGATTATGCAAAATGGTTCCTGGGCCGGCTGCGCGCGGTGGAAGCTGCCGCCGCGAAGTCGGAATTCCTCTGCGCGGAACGCTTCACGGCGGCCGACATCACGAACGGTTATGCGCTGCGGCTTGCCAGCAATATCGGTCTCGCCAAGGATTTCGGGCCGAATGTCGCGGCCTATTGGGCGCGGCTGCAGCAGCGCGACGGCTACCAGCGCGCGGTGGCGGCGGAGCAAAAAGCCGGGCAGGAACAGAACGTTGCGCCGCGGACGCGGCCGTAA